The following proteins come from a genomic window of Meles meles chromosome 1, mMelMel3.1 paternal haplotype, whole genome shotgun sequence:
- the PIFO gene encoding protein pitchfork: protein MCFGKAESLVNYPFGTRQQRKLFPHYHPQNLLGNKFLPLRGAPHRGPGCYIGEDVYGLAYNLSKIPTSRKGYTFGARTAERFKAINKDTMLYPGMYQAANPQKQIHKQNFAPFNASLPRFKTYSKDNSYPGPGTYNPEMKPPPKITWPMKFGSPDWAQVPCLQKRTLKAELSTDKDFRKHRNRVAYLSLFYN from the exons ATGTGTTTCGGCAAAGCGG AGTCGCTGGTTAACTACCCCTTTGGTACACGTCAACAGAGGAAGCTCTTCCCTCACTACCACCCCCAAAACTTGTTGGGGAACAAGTTTCTCCCTCTTCGAGGAGCGCCCCACAGAGGGCCTGGATGTTACATAGGAGAAGAT GTATATGGATTGGCATACAACCTCTCTAAGATCCCAACCAGTAGAAAAGGATACACTTTTGGTGCCAGAACAGCTGAGAGGTTTAAGGCGATCAACAAG GACACGATGCTTTACCCAGGCATGTACCAGGCTGCAAATCCTCAGAagcaaatacacaaacaaaatttTGCTCCATTCAATGCCTCGTTGCCTCGATTTAAGACATACTCAAAGGACAATTCTTATCCTGG ccCTGGCACATACAACCCAGAGATGAAGCCACCCCCCAAAATCACTTGGCCAATGAAATTTGGATCTCCAGACTGGGCTCAGGTTCCGTGTCTACAGAAAAGAACCCTAAAAGCTGAG TTGTCCACCGACAAGGACTTCAGAAAGCACCGGAACCGTGTGGCCTACCTAAGCCTGTTTTACAATTGA